One genomic region from Euzebya tangerina encodes:
- a CDS encoding HAD family hydrolase, producing the protein MSTTSSVEGHDLFDHLHDLPPVEIVYTDLDGTLLGRNGSVLHDADGAPDDRAVRALVAAAQSGVAVVGVSGRAARMLEQNARLLGLDGAIAEVGAVIIRGREHHFEWGEAPRGIADDPRQTLDAVGAADVLFELYPDDLRYYEPWDQGREGDCLLVGLVDTGRCDQALAEAGIGWAKIVDNGLTRGWRGRDDVRAYHLVARGVGKARAVADDLIARGIPADRAMAVGDSLEDQTMAEVVGTYVIVGNGHGEPGGNRFTVTGRNGAGVAQAVTAALRRSGR; encoded by the coding sequence ATGAGCACCACGTCGTCCGTCGAAGGTCACGATCTGTTCGACCACCTGCACGATCTGCCGCCCGTCGAGATCGTGTACACGGATCTGGACGGCACGCTGCTGGGCCGCAACGGGTCGGTGCTGCACGACGCGGATGGCGCACCGGATGATCGCGCTGTCCGAGCGCTCGTCGCGGCTGCGCAGTCGGGCGTCGCCGTCGTGGGCGTGAGTGGCCGGGCCGCGCGCATGCTCGAGCAGAACGCGCGGCTGCTGGGTCTGGACGGCGCGATCGCTGAGGTCGGGGCCGTGATCATCCGCGGTCGCGAGCACCACTTCGAGTGGGGCGAGGCGCCTCGTGGCATCGCGGACGACCCGCGCCAGACGCTGGACGCCGTCGGGGCCGCTGATGTGCTCTTCGAGCTCTACCCGGACGACCTCCGCTACTACGAGCCGTGGGATCAGGGTCGGGAAGGCGACTGCCTGTTGGTCGGGCTGGTCGACACCGGGCGCTGTGATCAGGCCTTGGCGGAGGCCGGCATCGGCTGGGCCAAGATCGTCGACAACGGGCTCACCAGGGGCTGGCGGGGGCGTGACGACGTCCGGGCCTACCACCTGGTCGCCCGTGGAGTGGGGAAGGCACGAGCGGTGGCTGACGATCTGATCGCCCGTGGCATCCCCGCCGACCGGGCCATGGCCGTGGGCGACTCGCTGGAGGACCAGACCATGGCGGAGGTGGTCGGCACCTACGTCATCGTCGGCAACGGGCACGGGGAGCCCGGCGGCAACCGGTTCACCGTGACCGGGCGAAACGGGGCCGGCGTGGCGCAGGCGGTCACGGCTGCGCTCCGACGAAGCGGACGCTGA
- a CDS encoding AAA family ATPase, translating to MSDTLRKPVREFVAGVAPAMAELGSDDPSADVVAEAYEIVSAMVDADGAHSDTELWALIGAFSGLMDTHIHHATPADLRAMGMMAGKRVFVDKPSLMFDTLVAADQSKQTSHAWTYYVHALRLAHHVVALDHVTQHVELQAIERFRRTLLTAISSAGLPRGPRDSGRRSTTNDAPVAQAAAQAEADTDAEVAVELPPARPLEELLAELDELVGLDAVKSEVKLVTNLLQVQKLRAEKGLKVSDSSRHLIFTGNPGTGKTTVARLIAQIYRTLEVVPKGHLVETDRSGLVAGFVGQTAANVVKVFDSARGGVLLIDEAYSLVRGGEKDFGREAIDSIVKLVEDRRDDTVVIMAGYPDEMADLMGSNPGLVSRFPQTIHFPDYTTDELVTIAGLIAEGNEYSFDDGARERLAELLDEVPRDRGFGNGRLARNVFEQAVAIHASRMVELLKRAENPTGSQARGSGAATDDEASEEPSAELLQTLTAEDLPGEITTS from the coding sequence GTGAGTGACACCCTGCGCAAGCCTGTCCGCGAGTTCGTCGCCGGCGTCGCCCCGGCCATGGCGGAGCTCGGGTCAGACGACCCCTCGGCCGATGTCGTCGCGGAGGCATACGAGATCGTCTCGGCGATGGTGGACGCTGACGGGGCCCACTCCGACACCGAGCTGTGGGCGCTGATCGGGGCGTTCAGCGGCCTCATGGACACCCACATCCACCACGCCACGCCTGCTGATCTGCGAGCCATGGGGATGATGGCGGGCAAGCGGGTGTTCGTCGACAAGCCCTCACTCATGTTCGACACGCTGGTGGCGGCCGACCAGTCCAAGCAGACCTCCCACGCCTGGACCTACTACGTCCACGCCCTGCGGCTGGCCCATCACGTCGTCGCCCTGGATCACGTGACCCAGCACGTCGAGTTGCAGGCCATCGAGCGGTTCCGGCGGACCTTGCTGACCGCGATCTCCTCAGCTGGGCTGCCGCGCGGTCCGCGGGACTCGGGCCGCAGGTCGACGACCAATGATGCACCGGTGGCCCAGGCTGCTGCACAGGCCGAGGCGGACACCGATGCCGAGGTGGCGGTGGAGTTGCCTCCGGCCCGACCGCTGGAGGAGTTGCTGGCCGAGCTCGACGAGTTGGTCGGCCTCGACGCCGTCAAGTCCGAGGTCAAGCTGGTCACCAACCTGCTGCAGGTCCAGAAGCTGCGGGCAGAGAAGGGACTGAAGGTCTCGGACTCGAGCCGTCATCTGATCTTCACGGGCAACCCGGGAACCGGGAAGACCACGGTCGCTCGGCTGATCGCTCAGATCTACCGCACCCTCGAGGTGGTCCCGAAGGGGCATCTGGTCGAGACGGACCGCTCCGGCCTCGTCGCCGGTTTCGTCGGCCAGACGGCAGCCAACGTCGTCAAGGTCTTCGACTCGGCCCGTGGCGGGGTCCTGCTGATCGACGAGGCCTACTCCCTCGTCCGCGGTGGCGAGAAGGACTTCGGCCGTGAGGCCATCGACTCGATCGTCAAGCTGGTCGAGGACCGACGGGACGACACCGTGGTGATCATGGCCGGCTACCCGGACGAGATGGCCGACCTGATGGGCTCCAACCCCGGGCTGGTCTCCCGCTTCCCCCAGACGATCCACTTCCCGGACTACACCACCGACGAGCTGGTCACGATCGCCGGCCTCATCGCCGAGGGCAACGAGTACAGCTTCGATGACGGGGCGAGGGAGCGGCTGGCCGAGCTGCTGGACGAGGTGCCGCGCGACCGTGGCTTCGGCAACGGCCGGCTGGCCCGCAACGTCTTCGAGCAAGCGGTGGCGATCCACGCCAGCCGGATGGTGGAGCTGCTCAAGCGAGCTGAGAATCCCACCGGCTCGCAAGCCCGCGGCTCGGGAGCAGCGACCGATGACGAGGCGTCGGAGGAGCCCTCTGCGGAGCTGCTCCAGACCCTGACGGCGGAGGACCTACCAGGGGAGATCACCACGTCGTGA
- a CDS encoding substrate-binding domain-containing protein, which translates to MRRWRAIVILLLLTMVAAACTGGDSPFDFGGEDELGEEGLAEADAGDCITVDMAVSSEKIDLLTDLANEFNNADAAELDGECIFVRPQRKASGTAASLLSEGWDEELEGPRPVIWSPASSAWGQVLNQRLIDQGQAAIAPEDFTPFMLTPLVIAMPEPMAEALGYPEEPIGWNTLLELSRDPQGWAVFGHPEWGPFRLGKTNPNFSTSGLSALIAQYYALVDKTQGLTNEDITRQNVLDDASSIESAVVHYGDTTLTFLNNWYRNDVRGTALTYASAVAIEEVSLINYNRGNPDGVIEPGEEVVPPRVPLVAIYPEEGTLFSDNPFFILEDADWVDADQAAAAELFTDFVQLPENQERVLEFGFRPGNIEVPIADPIIPANGVDPSEPSTTLATPESDVMVNLINQWSQTRKPAQVLIVLDVSGSMGDFASDDGRETLLDLATQAATTALDQFIDTDVVGLRIFSTDLGADPETGEPVDYIDLVPRAPIAENREVLAQSLRQLFPVAGTPLYTVTEDSFNDIVDTFDPEKINAIVLLTDGQNDDPRNSDRNGMLQTLEGAQGENATQVRIFPIRYGTGADLTDLEAIAEATDATVYDSSDPRSIDQVFTAVISNF; encoded by the coding sequence ATGAGACGTTGGCGGGCGATCGTGATCCTGCTGCTCCTGACCATGGTGGCGGCGGCCTGCACGGGGGGTGACTCGCCGTTCGACTTCGGTGGCGAGGACGAGTTGGGCGAGGAGGGCCTGGCCGAGGCCGACGCGGGCGACTGCATCACGGTCGACATGGCCGTCTCGAGCGAGAAGATCGACTTGCTGACCGACCTCGCGAACGAGTTCAACAACGCCGACGCCGCCGAGTTGGACGGTGAGTGCATCTTCGTCCGTCCGCAGCGCAAGGCGTCCGGGACGGCGGCCAGCCTGCTGTCCGAGGGCTGGGACGAGGAGCTGGAGGGACCGCGGCCGGTGATCTGGTCCCCGGCCTCCTCCGCCTGGGGACAGGTGCTCAACCAGCGCCTCATCGATCAGGGGCAGGCGGCCATCGCGCCGGAGGACTTCACCCCGTTCATGCTCACGCCCCTGGTCATCGCGATGCCCGAGCCGATGGCCGAGGCGCTCGGCTACCCGGAGGAGCCGATCGGCTGGAACACCTTGCTGGAGCTGTCCCGTGACCCGCAGGGCTGGGCCGTGTTCGGCCACCCCGAGTGGGGCCCGTTCCGCCTCGGCAAGACCAACCCGAACTTCTCCACCTCCGGGCTCTCCGCCCTGATCGCGCAGTACTACGCGCTGGTGGACAAGACCCAAGGGCTGACGAACGAGGACATCACCCGCCAGAACGTGCTGGACGACGCCTCGAGCATCGAGTCTGCGGTCGTCCACTACGGCGACACCACGCTGACCTTCCTCAACAACTGGTACCGCAACGACGTCCGGGGGACAGCGCTCACCTATGCCTCCGCGGTGGCCATCGAGGAGGTCAGCCTCATCAACTACAACCGCGGGAACCCCGACGGGGTGATCGAGCCGGGTGAGGAAGTGGTCCCACCGCGCGTCCCGCTGGTCGCCATCTACCCGGAGGAGGGGACGCTGTTCAGCGACAACCCGTTCTTCATCCTCGAGGACGCCGACTGGGTGGACGCCGACCAGGCCGCCGCGGCCGAACTGTTCACCGACTTCGTGCAACTGCCCGAGAACCAGGAGCGGGTCCTCGAGTTCGGGTTCCGACCTGGCAACATCGAGGTCCCGATCGCCGACCCGATCATCCCGGCGAACGGCGTGGATCCGAGCGAGCCGAGCACGACCTTGGCGACGCCGGAGTCCGACGTCATGGTCAACCTGATCAACCAGTGGTCGCAGACGCGCAAGCCGGCGCAGGTGCTGATCGTGCTGGACGTCTCGGGGTCGATGGGTGACTTCGCCTCCGATGACGGACGCGAGACGCTGCTGGATCTGGCGACCCAGGCGGCGACGACGGCACTTGACCAGTTCATCGACACCGACGTCGTCGGCCTGCGGATCTTCTCGACCGATCTCGGGGCCGATCCGGAGACGGGGGAGCCGGTCGACTACATCGACCTGGTGCCGCGGGCACCGATCGCGGAGAACCGCGAGGTGCTCGCCCAGTCCCTGCGGCAGCTCTTCCCGGTCGCCGGGACGCCGCTGTACACCGTGACCGAGGACAGCTTCAACGACATCGTCGACACCTTCGATCCCGAGAAGATCAACGCGATCGTGTTGCTGACCGACGGGCAGAACGACGACCCACGGAACAGCGACCGCAATGGGATGCTCCAGACGCTGGAGGGGGCGCAGGGCGAGAACGCCACCCAGGTCCGGATCTTCCCGATCCGCTACGGGACGGGGGCCGACCTGACGGACCTCGAGGCCATCGCGGAGGCGACGGACGCCACCGTCTACGACTCCTCCGATCCCCGCTCCATCGACCAGGTGTTCACGGCGGTCATCTCGAACTTCTAG
- a CDS encoding PRC-barrel domain-containing protein yields the protein MTELLSLKSLRKRKVVDTATAETIGRVRAFQIDLDTASVAAVVVKGRPGGIVARTDVISFGPDAVTLPDSSVVIEDPGALPTDDDARGSRLLDETGRRLGKVEDMTMDAGGAVVSVTADGVSYEARLLGIGSYAVVISRV from the coding sequence GTGACCGAGTTGCTGAGTCTGAAGAGCCTGCGCAAGCGCAAGGTCGTCGACACGGCGACCGCCGAGACCATCGGCCGTGTCCGGGCGTTCCAGATCGATCTGGACACGGCCTCCGTGGCCGCCGTCGTGGTGAAGGGCCGGCCCGGTGGGATCGTGGCCCGGACGGACGTGATCAGCTTCGGGCCTGACGCCGTGACCCTGCCCGACAGCTCGGTGGTGATCGAGGACCCGGGTGCGCTGCCGACGGACGACGACGCGCGCGGCAGCCGTCTGCTGGACGAGACGGGTCGTCGTCTGGGGAAGGTCGAGGACATGACCATGGATGCCGGTGGTGCCGTGGTCAGCGTCACCGCCGACGGCGTGAGCTACGAGGCGCGCCTGCTCGGCATCGGGTCCTACGCGGTGGTGATCTCGCGCGTGTAG